In Gammaproteobacteria bacterium, one DNA window encodes the following:
- the lolB gene encoding outer membrane lipoprotein LolB, translating to MSTRTRFRLILSKTTIRKRWNSISYCRIINRPTSRSIANTLVIGQLISIGFVTEFPANRCRIRPWKIILGIWASCIFPLFSGCQLLPVQTQAETAVTTIQTEPVAGAHNAAAADFNILGRIAIQDDNQSFSGSFRWQHLAASDEILLFTPLGQAVAEISKDHEGVRLITAKMEAFYADNVESLTQEILGWRLPLNGLQFWIQGQHSPANASQKDLNSKNQVIAIRQDGWRIRYQDFTPARPSAAPLPRVLDLTYQKLRIRLVVDDWKVVE from the coding sequence ATGTCGACCAGGACGCGATTTCGGTTAATTTTGAGCAAGACGACAATCAGGAAACGCTGGAACTCAATATCGTATTGCCGGATTATCAACAGACCAACAAGCCGATCAATAGCTAACACGTTGGTAATCGGACAATTGATTTCCATCGGTTTTGTTACGGAATTTCCGGCAAACAGGTGCAGAATCCGGCCGTGGAAAATTATTCTGGGGATTTGGGCCAGTTGTATTTTTCCGCTGTTTTCCGGTTGCCAGTTGCTGCCCGTTCAAACGCAAGCCGAAACGGCTGTCACCACCATTCAGACCGAGCCCGTCGCGGGTGCTCACAATGCAGCCGCTGCCGATTTCAATATTCTGGGTAGAATCGCCATTCAGGATGACAATCAAAGCTTCTCCGGCAGTTTCCGCTGGCAGCATCTGGCAGCCAGCGATGAGATTTTGTTGTTCACCCCGCTAGGTCAAGCGGTTGCGGAGATTTCAAAAGATCATGAGGGCGTGCGCTTGATCACTGCAAAAATGGAAGCGTTTTATGCCGACAATGTGGAAAGCCTAACACAAGAAATTCTCGGCTGGCGTTTGCCGCTCAATGGTTTGCAATTCTGGATACAAGGTCAGCACTCGCCCGCGAATGCGTCGCAAAAGGATTTGAACAGCAAAAATCAGGTGATCGCAATCCGGCAAGACGGCTGGCGCATTCGCTATCAAGATTTCACCCCGGCGCGGCCAAGCGCTGCACCTCTGCCTCGGGTGCTTGATCTAACGTATCAGAAGCTCAGAATCCGACTGGTTGTCGATGACTGGAAAGTAGTCGAATAA
- the ispE gene encoding 4-(cytidine 5'-diphospho)-2-C-methyl-D-erythritol kinase, which yields MYTFLAPAKLNLFLHVVGRRPDGYHLLQTVFRFIDFSDQISFEVRDDGVIKLHNPIAGVPEDKDLCVRAAKLLQQKTATAQGADIFLQKQIPLGGGLGGGSSDAATTLLALNQLWQVNLSRAQLLELGLQLGADVPVFIFGQNAFAEGIGEKLAAIELPPAWYLVIIPAAQISTAEIFASRELTRNTIPITIPPFSVWQGHNDLELVVCRTYPEVARCLEWLKRLENTTIAAMSGSGACVFAEFATEQEARAAFERIPDDMNGFVAKGLDCHPLHKTLD from the coding sequence ATGTACACATTTCTCGCGCCGGCCAAGCTGAATCTTTTTTTACACGTCGTAGGCCGCAGACCGGATGGTTATCATTTGTTGCAAACCGTTTTCCGGTTTATCGATTTTTCCGATCAGATTAGTTTCGAGGTACGCGATGACGGTGTCATCAAACTGCACAATCCCATTGCCGGAGTACCGGAAGACAAAGATTTGTGCGTCCGCGCCGCCAAGCTGCTGCAACAAAAAACCGCAACCGCTCAAGGGGCCGACATCTTTTTGCAAAAACAAATCCCGCTGGGCGGGGGGCTGGGTGGCGGCAGCTCGGACGCCGCAACTACACTGCTGGCGCTGAATCAACTGTGGCAGGTAAATTTAAGCCGTGCACAACTGCTGGAATTAGGGCTTCAGCTCGGTGCCGATGTGCCGGTTTTTATTTTTGGACAAAATGCCTTTGCCGAAGGAATCGGTGAAAAACTGGCTGCCATCGAGCTGCCGCCTGCTTGGTATCTGGTTATCATACCCGCGGCGCAAATCTCGACCGCAGAAATTTTTGCCAGCAGGGAATTGACACGCAACACGATACCTATCACAATACCGCCCTTTTCTGTCTGGCAAGGACATAATGATTTAGAATTAGTCGTTTGCCGGACGTATCCGGAAGTGGCAAGATGCTTGGAGTGGCTAAAACGGCTGGAAAATACTACAATAGCGGCGATGAGCGGTTCGGGCGCTTGCGTATTTGCTGAGTTTGCCACGGAACAGGAAGCGCGCGCTGCTTTTGAACGGATTCCGGATGATATGAACGGTTTTGTGGCAAAAGGGCTGGACTGTCATCCACTGCACAAAACATTAGATTAG
- a CDS encoding ribose-phosphate pyrophosphokinase, with the protein MAYDSLMVFTGNANPKLAEDAVKHLNIHLGRATVSRFSDGEVMVEILENVRGKDVFVLQSTCAPTNDSLMEILVMVDALKRASASRITAAIPYFGYARQDRRPRSARVPITAKVVANMLTTVGIDRLLTMDLHSDQIQGFFDIPVDNIYGMPILLGDIWKHNYQNLIVVSPDVGGVVRARHLAKRLECDLAIIDKRRPKPNEAKVMNIIGEVKDRTCVIIDDMVDTANTLCQAAKALKEHGAKAVIAYSTHAVLSGNAVERIQNSALDKLVVTDTIPLRADALACDRICQLSIANLLAETMLRISNESSLSSLFME; encoded by the coding sequence ATGGCTTATGACAGTTTGATGGTCTTTACTGGAAATGCCAATCCGAAATTGGCGGAAGATGCTGTCAAGCATCTCAATATCCATTTGGGACGCGCGACTGTCAGTCGCTTCAGCGATGGCGAAGTGATGGTGGAAATCCTTGAGAACGTGCGCGGCAAAGATGTGTTTGTATTGCAATCCACTTGCGCGCCGACCAATGACAGTTTGATGGAAATACTGGTCATGGTGGACGCATTGAAACGCGCATCGGCGAGCCGCATTACCGCCGCAATTCCTTATTTCGGCTATGCGCGCCAGGATAGAAGACCGCGCTCGGCACGCGTGCCGATTACCGCCAAGGTAGTCGCCAATATGCTGACAACCGTGGGCATCGATCGCTTGCTGACGATGGATTTGCACTCGGATCAAATCCAGGGTTTCTTTGATATTCCGGTGGACAATATTTACGGCATGCCGATTTTGCTGGGCGATATCTGGAAGCATAATTACCAGAATCTGATCGTGGTATCACCCGATGTCGGCGGCGTGGTGCGGGCTCGGCATTTGGCCAAGCGGCTGGAATGCGATCTGGCGATCATCGACAAGCGCCGCCCCAAACCCAACGAAGCCAAGGTCATGAACATCATCGGCGAAGTGAAAGATCGCACCTGCGTGATCATTGACGACATGGTGGATACCGCCAACACTTTATGCCAGGCGGCAAAAGCATTAAAAGAGCACGGTGCAAAAGCCGTGATCGCGTATTCCACACACGCGGTATTATCCGGCAATGCCGTGGAGCGCATCCAAAATTCGGCTTTGGATAAATTGGTGGTCACCGATACGATACCGTTGCGCGCGGATGCGTTGGCGTGTGATCGTATTTGTCAATTAAGCATAGCCAACCTGCTGGCCGAGACCATGTTGCGCATCAGCAATGAAAGCTCGCTGAGCTCATTATTTATGGAATAA
- a CDS encoding 50S ribosomal protein L25/general stress protein Ctc, whose protein sequence is MKIEISADKRTLQGKGASRRLRRSGKVPAIIYGGEAAAQSVEMDHKDLFYNLKHEAFHASILSLSVDGKKEQVLLRDIQMHPYKQQVLHVDFQRVDKNKKIHMKVPLHFINAEISPGVKTSGGIVSHILTEVDISCLPDDLPEYISVDLAELTAGHTLHLSDLALPKGVETVALTKGENLPVTTIVIPRSVLSEEASTEEAGAEKK, encoded by the coding sequence ATGAAAATTGAAATCAGCGCTGACAAGCGCACACTGCAGGGCAAGGGTGCGAGCCGCCGCCTGCGTCGTTCCGGTAAAGTACCGGCGATCATTTATGGCGGTGAAGCCGCGGCACAATCGGTTGAAATGGATCACAAGGATTTGTTCTACAATCTTAAGCACGAAGCTTTTCACGCATCGATCTTGTCGCTCAGCGTAGACGGAAAAAAAGAACAGGTTCTGCTGCGCGATATCCAAATGCATCCTTACAAACAGCAAGTTTTGCATGTGGATTTTCAGCGCGTCGACAAGAACAAGAAAATCCATATGAAAGTGCCGTTGCACTTCATCAATGCGGAAATTTCACCGGGCGTTAAAACCTCCGGCGGTATCGTTTCCCATATCCTGACCGAAGTCGATATCAGTTGCTTGCCGGACGATCTGCCGGAATATATTTCCGTCGATTTAGCCGAACTCACCGCAGGCCACACCCTCCACTTGAGCGATTTGGCACTGCCTAAAGGTGTTGAAACGGTGGCTTTAACCAAAGGTGAAAACTTGCCGGTTACCACGATCGTCATTCCACGCTCGGTATTGTCTGAGGAAGCGAGCACTGAAGAAGCAGGCGCCGAGAAAAAATAA
- the pth gene encoding aminoacyl-tRNA hydrolase — MHHFMKLIVGLGNPGREYDGTRHNAGFDWIDRLAHKLQVSLRPEARFHGLCVQIRQKDADVWLLEPQTFMNRSGQAVAALCQFYKILPQEMIVVHDELDLPPGVAKLKKGGGLGGHNGLKDIAAKLGTQDFWRLRIGIGHPGDRNAVVGYVLHPPRKEEAPLIEEAIARSLEVWPLIAQGACEAAMLKLHTKA; from the coding sequence ATCCATCATTTCATGAAACTGATCGTTGGACTGGGCAATCCCGGCAGAGAGTACGACGGCACACGGCATAACGCCGGTTTCGACTGGATCGACCGGCTGGCGCACAAACTGCAAGTTTCGCTCAGGCCGGAAGCGCGCTTTCATGGCTTGTGCGTGCAAATCCGGCAGAAAGACGCCGATGTGTGGCTGCTGGAACCGCAAACATTCATGAACCGCAGCGGTCAAGCGGTCGCAGCACTGTGCCAGTTCTATAAAATCCTGCCGCAGGAAATGATCGTGGTGCATGACGAACTCGATCTGCCGCCTGGCGTGGCCAAGCTGAAAAAAGGCGGCGGTCTGGGCGGGCATAACGGCCTCAAGGATATCGCGGCGAAACTCGGCACCCAGGATTTCTGGCGGCTGCGCATCGGCATCGGCCATCCCGGTGACCGCAACGCCGTAGTCGGCTATGTGCTGCATCCGCCGCGCAAGGAAGAAGCGCCACTGATCGAAGAAGCCATCGCCCGCAGCCTGGAAGTCTGGCCGCTGATCGCGCAAGGCGCGTGCGAAGCCGCCATGCTGAAATTGCACACAAAAGCATAA
- the ychF gene encoding redox-regulated ATPase YchF, whose protein sequence is MSLKCGIVGLPNVGKSTLFNALTKAGIAAENYPFCTIDPNVGIVEVPDPRLQKLSDIVKPQKVQPAIVEFVDIAGLVAGASKGEGLGNKFLANIRETDGIVNMVRCFADDNVVHVAGKVDPISDIEVIQTELGLADLATVEKALLRESKVAKSGNKDAIKLCALLEQVQAHLNEGKPARTLDLDKEQKHLLQPLCLLTAKPAIYVANVDDHGFENNPLLTRVQEYAAQEGAPVVAICAALEAEIAELSDEDKKIFLADLNLEEPGLNRLVRAGYNLLGLQTYFTAGVKEVRAWTIHKGDTAPQAAGVIHTDFEKGFIRAEVISYDDFIAYNGEQGAKEAGKMRLEGKEYVVKDGDVMHFRFNV, encoded by the coding sequence ATGAGTCTGAAATGCGGAATCGTCGGTCTTCCCAATGTCGGCAAGTCCACCTTGTTTAACGCGTTGACCAAAGCGGGCATCGCCGCGGAAAACTATCCGTTCTGCACTATCGATCCGAACGTCGGCATCGTCGAAGTGCCGGATCCACGCCTGCAAAAGCTCAGCGACATCGTCAAACCGCAGAAAGTGCAGCCGGCCATCGTCGAATTCGTCGACATCGCCGGACTGGTCGCGGGCGCATCCAAAGGCGAAGGATTGGGCAACAAATTTCTCGCCAACATCCGCGAAACCGACGGCATCGTCAACATGGTGCGCTGCTTCGCCGATGACAACGTCGTACATGTCGCCGGTAAGGTCGATCCGATCTCCGATATCGAAGTGATCCAGACCGAACTGGGACTGGCCGATCTCGCCACAGTGGAAAAAGCGCTGTTGCGCGAATCCAAGGTGGCCAAATCCGGCAACAAGGATGCGATCAAACTGTGCGCCCTGCTGGAGCAGGTGCAAGCGCATCTGAACGAAGGCAAACCCGCCCGAACGCTCGATCTCGACAAGGAACAAAAGCACCTGCTGCAACCGTTGTGCCTGCTAACAGCCAAACCCGCGATTTACGTCGCTAACGTCGACGACCACGGCTTTGAAAACAACCCGCTGCTCACCCGCGTGCAGGAATACGCCGCCCAGGAAGGTGCGCCGGTCGTCGCCATCTGCGCCGCGCTCGAAGCCGAAATCGCGGAACTGTCCGACGAAGACAAGAAAATCTTTTTAGCCGACCTGAACCTCGAAGAACCCGGCCTCAACCGCCTGGTGCGCGCCGGTTACAACCTGCTCGGCCTGCAAACCTACTTCACCGCCGGCGTCAAGGAAGTCCGCGCCTGGACCATCCACAAAGGCGATACCGCGCCGCAAGCCGCCGGCGTCATTCACACCGATTTTGAAAAAGGCTTCATCCGCGCCGAAGTCATCAGCTACGATGACTTCATCGCGTATAACGGCGAACAAGGCGCCAAGGAAGCAGGAAAAATGCGCCTCGAAGGCAAGGAATATGTCGTCAAGGATGGGGATGTGATGCACTTCCGGTTTAACGTCTAA
- a CDS encoding restriction endonuclease subunit S, with amino-acid sequence MDAQQFLAAFGHIANAPGGTGKLRELVIQLAISGRLVERIETEAPASRAVKEAAEQRQAYEAALDLRATRMHSPLRLAPFPVPDHWQWTRLEQICLYIQRGKGPKYAEKSSAHVISQKCVQWSGFDLSSARYVANDSLGSYGKERFLCAGDLLWNSTGTGTAGRVAIYEFDESVTAVADSHVTVIRLANCSPRYLWCVIASPWVQSRIEPSHPDSLVSGTTQQVELNTSTVRALPVPLPPIDEQSRIVAKVDELMTLCNTLEKQQQARRKLQNNLRQSILQAVASSQSPHELQTAWTRLADNFGRLFIEAEDVADLRQTILDLAFTGRLSEQSEKVTSDLVESLHMRKMQLSAEKRIKRETPVIDFPGITEMLGSIPDQWAWVRLNDIASVVRGGSPRPAGDPKFYGGSIPFLKVADVTVAKGMLVERFTSTITEAGLNKTREISTRTVLLTNSGATLGVPAICEFRTTFNDGIAAFIELNDAVFDEYLYLFLKSKTKWLQDIASRGQGQPNLNTEIIRSMWFPLAPISEQYRVVSRVSELMRFCDVLEANLKHVSVVGERLVVASVSSLTGIAIEQEEELMKAP; translated from the coding sequence ATGGATGCGCAACAGTTTTTGGCGGCGTTTGGGCACATTGCGAATGCGCCGGGGGGCACAGGTAAGTTGCGCGAACTCGTAATTCAGCTGGCCATTTCAGGCCGACTTGTGGAGCGTATTGAAACGGAGGCACCCGCCTCACGAGCAGTTAAAGAAGCAGCTGAACAGCGCCAAGCCTATGAAGCTGCGCTTGATCTGCGAGCGACTAGAATGCACTCACCATTGCGTTTGGCACCGTTTCCTGTGCCTGATCATTGGCAGTGGACGCGCTTAGAACAAATCTGTCTTTACATCCAGCGAGGCAAAGGCCCCAAGTATGCCGAGAAGAGTTCGGCACATGTTATTTCCCAGAAATGCGTGCAATGGTCGGGTTTCGATTTGTCATCCGCACGTTATGTGGCCAACGATTCATTGGGTTCATATGGCAAAGAACGTTTTCTATGTGCCGGAGACTTGCTTTGGAATTCGACCGGGACCGGCACAGCTGGCCGGGTGGCAATTTACGAGTTTGACGAGAGCGTTACGGCAGTGGCGGATTCGCACGTTACCGTTATTCGTCTCGCCAATTGCTCCCCTCGCTATCTGTGGTGTGTAATTGCTTCGCCATGGGTGCAATCGCGCATTGAGCCATCACATCCAGATTCTTTGGTGTCAGGCACTACGCAACAAGTTGAGCTGAATACCAGCACAGTACGGGCGCTCCCTGTTCCGCTTCCTCCGATCGATGAACAATCTCGCATCGTCGCCAAAGTCGATGAACTGATGACCTTGTGCAACACGCTGGAAAAACAACAGCAAGCCCGCCGTAAACTGCAAAACAACCTGCGGCAGTCCATCCTGCAAGCCGTCGCAAGCAGCCAAAGTCCGCACGAACTGCAAACCGCCTGGACGCGCCTCGCCGACAACTTCGGGCGACTGTTTATAGAGGCGGAGGATGTGGCTGATCTACGACAGACGATCTTAGATCTTGCGTTTACAGGGAGACTTTCAGAGCAGTCAGAAAAGGTCACTTCGGATCTTGTTGAGTCATTGCACATGCGGAAAATGCAGTTGTCGGCGGAAAAACGGATCAAACGAGAAACGCCAGTGATTGATTTTCCGGGCATCACTGAGATGCTTGGAAGTATCCCTGACCAATGGGCATGGGTACGGCTTAACGATATTGCTAGTGTGGTGCGTGGTGGTTCGCCGAGGCCAGCTGGTGACCCTAAGTTTTACGGCGGAAGCATTCCATTTCTCAAGGTTGCCGACGTTACAGTTGCCAAAGGAATGTTGGTTGAGCGCTTCACTTCCACCATCACCGAAGCCGGTCTAAATAAAACTCGGGAGATTTCTACAAGGACAGTACTTTTGACCAATAGCGGCGCCACGCTTGGCGTGCCTGCAATTTGCGAATTCAGAACGACTTTCAATGACGGAATCGCTGCATTTATTGAGTTAAACGATGCGGTTTTCGATGAATACCTATACCTGTTCCTAAAGTCAAAAACGAAGTGGCTTCAGGACATTGCATCAAGAGGCCAAGGGCAACCAAATCTCAATACCGAGATTATTCGCTCGATGTGGTTTCCGCTGGCTCCCATCAGCGAACAATATCGCGTTGTCAGTCGTGTTTCTGAGTTAATGCGCTTCTGTGATGTACTGGAAGCGAATCTTAAACATGTATCAGTGGTGGGAGAACGACTTGTGGTTGCATCCGTTTCCAGCCTCACCGGCATCGCTATCGAACAAGAAGAGGAACTCATGAAAGCCCCGTAA
- a CDS encoding DUF1016 domain-containing protein, with protein sequence MKPTMATIASPALVTDIRQLIDRNRAQLATAVNSALTLLYWQIGQRIHSEVLQGERAAYGEQIVSALARQLESDYGRGFSAKNLRHMLRFAEAFPDMQIVSTLSRQLAWSHFLELIYLKDSLTRDFYTQMCAQERWSVRQLRERKETMLFERTALSRQPDELLASELTALREQGELSPALLLKDPYVLDFLGLQDRYLEKDLEDAILRELENFLLELGAGFTFVARQKRIQIDNDDFYIDLLFYNRRLKRLVVIELKLGDFKAEYKGQMELYLRWLAKHEQEPGEAPPLGIILCSGKKQEQIELLELDASGIHVAEYLTELPPKEVLQQKLHDAIERSRQRLENRSGEQD encoded by the coding sequence ATGAAGCCCACCATGGCTACCATCGCATCCCCGGCACTGGTCACGGATATCCGTCAGCTCATCGACCGCAACCGCGCGCAGCTCGCCACCGCCGTCAACAGCGCCCTGACGCTGCTCTACTGGCAAATTGGCCAGCGTATCCACAGCGAAGTGCTGCAAGGCGAGCGAGCCGCTTATGGCGAGCAGATTGTCTCCGCACTGGCGAGACAATTGGAGAGCGACTATGGGCGCGGCTTCTCCGCCAAAAACCTGCGCCACATGCTGCGCTTTGCCGAAGCTTTTCCCGACATGCAGATTGTCTCGACACTGTCGAGACAATTGGCCTGGAGCCACTTTCTGGAGCTCATCTACCTCAAGGACTCGCTGACCCGCGACTTCTACACCCAGATGTGCGCCCAGGAGCGCTGGAGCGTGCGGCAGCTGCGCGAGCGCAAGGAGACGATGCTGTTCGAGCGCACCGCGCTGTCGCGCCAGCCCGATGAACTGCTGGCCAGCGAACTGACCGCCTTGCGCGAACAGGGCGAGCTTAGCCCGGCGCTGCTGCTCAAAGACCCTTATGTGCTCGACTTCCTCGGCCTGCAAGACCGCTACCTGGAAAAAGATCTGGAAGACGCCATCCTGCGCGAGCTGGAAAACTTCCTGCTGGAGCTCGGTGCCGGCTTCACCTTCGTCGCCCGGCAAAAACGCATCCAGATCGACAACGACGACTTCTACATCGACCTGCTGTTCTACAACCGCCGCCTCAAACGGCTGGTGGTGATTGAACTGAAACTGGGTGATTTCAAAGCCGAATACAAAGGCCAGATGGAGCTCTACCTGCGCTGGCTGGCCAAGCACGAACAGGAACCCGGCGAAGCCCCGCCGCTGGGCATCATCCTCTGCAGCGGCAAAAAGCAGGAACAGATCGAACTGCTGGAACTCGACGCCAGCGGCATCCACGTCGCCGAGTACCTCACCGAACTGCCACCCAAAGAAGTGCTGCAACAAAAACTCCACGACGCCATCGAACGGTCGCGTCAGCGGCTGGAAAACCGCAGCGGAGAACAAGACTGA
- a CDS encoding N-6 DNA methylase produces MNLNSTIKSIQDIMRKDDGVDGDAQRLGQLTWMLFLKVFDQREEEWEDDNAKYKSPLPERFRWRNWAAYKADAEGKKKPQIAASDLISFVNNELFPALKEKIDASVSPQHKVVKSVFEDANNYMKSGPQMLAVIEKLEDAINFHDFKTRASLGDVYEQMLNDLRGAGNAGEFYTPRAITAFMVDRINPRLGKRETVMDPACGTGGFLAAAIDHFRNQLATMKSPRPEDKRAIEELIHGIEKKQLPHLLCTTNMLLHGIDVPSQIEHKNTLGIGWNEWSAHDKVDCVITNPPFGGYEDDGVGSDYPADLRTRETADMFMALIIKKLLKENGRAAVVLPDGFLFGDGIKGTLKKLLLRDCNLHTIIRLPKGVFAPYTTIKTNLLFFTKGATVDDGTEHFHTDTIWFYEHPYPQGYKSYSKTKPIRLEEFRPEQEWWGDEANDFADRVETEFAWKVDFKAKREQAEILAQPHWQRAEDLNNQAAEIEAEASNLRKSLIGTTDATYREKIDAQIAALRAQAEPLRLQARDTQAAGDRLYWPIFNLDIKNPNAPEAESHDPDLLLEKYKKLLGEIEETENQLKNELAAALAHHFVAEVAE; encoded by the coding sequence ATGAATCTCAACAGCACCATCAAATCCATCCAGGACATCATGCGTAAGGACGACGGCGTCGACGGAGATGCCCAGCGCCTGGGTCAGCTCACCTGGATGCTTTTTCTGAAGGTATTTGACCAACGCGAAGAAGAGTGGGAAGACGACAATGCAAAATATAAATCGCCTCTGCCCGAGCGCTTTCGCTGGCGCAATTGGGCCGCCTACAAGGCCGATGCTGAAGGCAAGAAAAAACCCCAGATTGCCGCCAGTGACTTGATTTCTTTTGTCAATAACGAACTGTTCCCGGCGCTGAAAGAAAAAATAGATGCCAGCGTGAGCCCACAGCACAAGGTTGTCAAAAGCGTGTTTGAAGACGCCAACAACTACATGAAGTCCGGCCCGCAAATGCTGGCGGTGATCGAAAAACTGGAAGATGCCATCAACTTCCACGATTTTAAAACCCGCGCCAGTCTGGGCGACGTGTACGAGCAAATGCTCAACGACCTGCGCGGCGCAGGCAATGCGGGCGAGTTCTATACCCCACGCGCCATCACCGCTTTCATGGTTGACCGCATCAATCCGCGTCTGGGCAAGCGCGAAACGGTGATGGACCCGGCCTGCGGCACCGGCGGCTTTCTCGCCGCCGCCATCGACCACTTCCGCAACCAGCTCGCAACGATGAAATCACCGCGTCCAGAAGACAAACGTGCCATTGAAGAGCTGATCCACGGCATCGAAAAAAAGCAGCTACCGCACCTGTTGTGCACCACTAACATGCTACTGCACGGCATCGACGTGCCGAGCCAGATTGAGCACAAAAACACGCTGGGCATCGGCTGGAACGAATGGAGCGCCCATGACAAGGTTGACTGTGTCATCACTAATCCCCCGTTTGGCGGTTATGAAGATGACGGTGTTGGCAGCGACTACCCGGCCGACCTGCGTACCCGTGAAACCGCCGACATGTTCATGGCCCTCATCATCAAGAAACTATTGAAGGAAAACGGTCGCGCCGCTGTGGTGCTGCCCGATGGTTTCTTGTTTGGCGACGGCATCAAGGGCACGCTGAAAAAACTGCTGTTGCGCGACTGCAATCTGCACACCATCATCCGCCTGCCCAAGGGCGTGTTCGCGCCGTACACCACCATCAAAACTAACCTGCTGTTCTTCACCAAGGGCGCCACGGTGGACGACGGCACCGAACACTTTCACACCGACACCATCTGGTTTTACGAGCACCCCTACCCACAAGGTTACAAAAGCTACTCCAAGACCAAGCCGATCCGGCTGGAAGAGTTCAGACCCGAACAGGAGTGGTGGGGCGATGAGGCCAACGACTTCGCCGATCGCGTGGAAACCGAATTCGCCTGGAAGGTCGATTTCAAAGCAAAACGCGAACAGGCGGAAATCCTTGCACAACCGCATTGGCAACGCGCGGAAGACCTGAACAACCAAGCCGCCGAGATCGAAGCTGAGGCCAGCAATCTGCGCAAAAGCCTGATTGGCACCACCGACGCGACCTACCGCGAAAAGATCGACGCCCAGATTGCCGCACTGCGCGCCCAGGCCGAACCGCTGCGCCTGCAAGCCCGCGATACCCAGGCCGCGGGTGATCGCCTCTATTGGCCCATCTTCAACCTCGACATTAAAAACCCCAACGCGCCCGAAGCAGAGAGCCACGACCCCGATTTGCTGCTGGAAAAATACAAAAAGCTACTCGGCGAAATCGAAGAGACCGAAAACCAGCTCAAGAACGAACTGGCCGCCGCACTGGCGCATCACTTTGTAGCCGAGGTGGCTGAATGA